In the genome of Salinirussus salinus, one region contains:
- the rnz gene encoding ribonuclease Z: protein MRVTFLGTSGAVPTTARSTSALLVEREGDRLLFDCGEGTQRQMMRFATGFDLGHVFLTHLHGDHVLGLPGLVQTLDFNDRERPLAVHAPAGTRSRVERLLAPTGNSPSYPVRVHQVEPGDVALSAGEYEVRTFRVDHRTDAVGYALVEADRKGRFDRQKAEEELGIEPGPKYSKLHRGEPVEHEGRTVEPEEVVGPPRPGRRLVYTGDTRPAEGTVRAAEDADLLVHDATFAEDRADRARETAHATAREAAEVANRAGARRLALTHVSSRYAGRSDRLEAEAREVFEGERAFLPDDGVQAEVPYPDADRAFTLERVGRERR from the coding sequence ATGCGCGTGACCTTCCTCGGGACCAGCGGGGCCGTCCCCACCACGGCCCGCTCGACCAGCGCCCTGCTCGTCGAGCGGGAGGGCGACCGCCTCCTGTTCGACTGCGGGGAGGGCACCCAGCGCCAGATGATGCGCTTTGCGACGGGCTTTGACCTGGGTCACGTCTTCCTCACCCACCTCCACGGCGACCACGTCCTCGGCCTGCCGGGGCTGGTCCAGACCCTCGACTTCAACGACCGCGAGCGCCCGCTGGCGGTCCACGCCCCCGCCGGGACCCGCAGCCGGGTCGAGCGCCTGCTCGCGCCGACCGGCAACTCCCCCTCCTACCCGGTCCGGGTCCACCAGGTCGAGCCCGGCGACGTTGCGCTCTCTGCGGGGGAGTACGAGGTCCGGACCTTCCGGGTCGACCACCGGACCGACGCCGTCGGCTACGCGCTGGTCGAGGCCGACCGGAAGGGGCGGTTCGACCGGCAGAAAGCCGAGGAGGAACTGGGGATCGAGCCCGGCCCGAAGTACTCGAAACTCCACCGCGGCGAGCCGGTCGAACACGAGGGGCGGACCGTCGAGCCCGAGGAGGTCGTGGGGCCGCCCCGCCCCGGCCGACGGCTGGTCTACACCGGGGACACCCGGCCCGCAGAGGGCACGGTGCGGGCCGCCGAGGACGCCGACTTGCTGGTCCACGACGCCACCTTCGCAGAGGACCGCGCCGACCGGGCCCGCGAGACCGCCCACGCGACCGCCCGCGAGGCCGCCGAGGTGGCCAACCGGGCGGGCGCCAGACGGCTCGCGCTCACTCACGTCTCCTCGCGGTACGCCGGTCGGAGCGACCGGCTGGAGGCCGAAGCCCGGGAGGTCTTCGAGGGCGAGCGCGCCTTTCTCCCCGACGACGGCGTGCAGGCCGAGGTTCCCTACCCCGACGCCGACCGGGCGTTCACCCTGGAGCGGGTCGGCCGGGAGCGGCGCTAA
- a CDS encoding potassium channel family protein, giving the protein MKLVIVGFGRVGRRTARTLRSEGHEVVIVERDAARADRAREDGFSVVTGDGGDEAVLAEAGLDDADAVAGLTGDVNTNYSACLVAASHGCRTVLRVGEDLSDELYEKYAGDVDEIIYPERLGAVGAKTALMGGDFNVIADLTEHLSLASVAIPEGSPAVGRRVVGLDLPGDVRVYAHGRADEDMRIPLPKTTVRPGDRLAVMAAPDQLDAVREALRG; this is encoded by the coding sequence ATGAAACTCGTCATCGTCGGGTTCGGGCGGGTCGGCCGGCGGACCGCCCGGACCCTCCGGTCGGAGGGCCACGAGGTCGTCATCGTCGAGCGCGACGCCGCGCGGGCCGACCGCGCCCGCGAGGACGGGTTCTCCGTGGTGACGGGCGACGGCGGCGACGAGGCGGTGCTTGCGGAGGCGGGACTCGACGATGCCGACGCCGTCGCCGGGCTGACCGGTGACGTCAACACCAACTACTCGGCGTGTCTGGTCGCCGCGAGCCACGGCTGCCGGACCGTCCTCCGGGTCGGCGAGGACCTCAGCGACGAACTCTACGAGAAGTACGCCGGCGATGTCGACGAGATCATCTATCCCGAGCGGCTGGGCGCGGTCGGCGCCAAGACCGCGCTCATGGGTGGCGACTTCAACGTCATCGCGGACCTGACCGAGCACCTCTCGCTCGCGAGCGTCGCCATCCCGGAGGGGTCGCCCGCCGTCGGCCGCCGGGTCGTCGGCCTCGACCTGCCGGGCGACGTCCGGGTGTACGCACACGGCCGGGCCGACGAGGACATGCGGATCCCCCTGCCGAAGACGACGGTCCGGCCCGGCGACCGGCTGGCGGTCATGGCCGCCCCCGACCAGCTCGACGCGGTCCGCGAGGCGCTGCGCGGGTGA
- a CDS encoding ribonucleoside-diphosphate reductase — MNRYADDSRDMRLDPDSFAQGYFKNAVYRHWDPYEDIPQELLEQDRERLIDRDQTEAQFDAFRRTVALFGAGEEAVTEDLAPLMMALDDINKQMFISSQIYEEAKHTQFFDRYWRDVINPVAEARGFEVTRPTDDRYFNDAYVELFDRTDEAMERLLTEDTPENRVKAYCHYHLAVESVLAQTGYYGIQGSWSPSGPDMEPLGEKVHLEGLVEGITRIRSDEGRHVGFGMQEVQGHVGRGEVDGSVVRDTLEELLPLIAGIVDYDSDDVGVESQTDSTPLLEYASEKLERRIEIITEYDAEIPPVEELVQIEGGRDVSAD, encoded by the coding sequence ATGAACCGATACGCAGACGACAGCCGCGACATGCGGCTCGACCCGGACTCGTTCGCACAGGGCTACTTCAAAAACGCCGTCTACCGTCACTGGGACCCCTACGAGGACATCCCCCAGGAGCTGCTGGAGCAGGACCGCGAGCGCCTCATCGACCGCGACCAGACCGAGGCACAGTTCGACGCGTTCCGCCGGACGGTCGCCCTCTTTGGCGCCGGCGAGGAAGCGGTGACGGAGGACCTGGCGCCGCTGATGATGGCGCTCGACGACATCAACAAGCAGATGTTCATCTCCTCGCAGATCTACGAGGAGGCCAAACACACCCAGTTTTTCGACCGCTACTGGCGTGACGTCATCAACCCCGTCGCGGAGGCCCGTGGCTTCGAGGTGACCCGGCCGACCGACGACCGCTACTTCAACGACGCCTACGTCGAGTTGTTCGACCGGACCGACGAGGCCATGGAGCGGCTGCTGACCGAGGACACGCCGGAGAACCGCGTGAAGGCGTACTGCCACTACCACCTGGCCGTCGAGAGCGTCCTGGCACAGACCGGCTACTACGGCATCCAGGGGTCGTGGTCGCCGAGCGGGCCCGACATGGAGCCGCTGGGCGAGAAGGTCCACCTCGAAGGACTGGTCGAGGGGATCACCCGCATCCGCTCGGACGAGGGGCGTCACGTCGGCTTCGGCATGCAGGAAGTGCAGGGCCACGTCGGCCGCGGCGAGGTCGACGGCAGCGTCGTCCGTGACACCCTCGAAGAGCTCCTCCCGCTGATCGCCGGTATCGTGGACTACGACAGCGACGACGTCGGCGTCGAGAGTCAGACCGACTCCACGCCGCTGCTCGAGTACGCCAGCGAGAAGCTGGAACGTCGCATCGAGATCATCACCGAGTACGACGCCGAGATCCCGCCCGTCGAGGAGCTGGTCCAGATCGAGGGCGGACGGGACGTCTCCGCGGACTGA
- a CDS encoding DUF7384 family protein translates to MTGTSPARVVADADVLAADLLSGGAAREALDAARSHSWVDLVASDPLLDDAEAVVAALADAELAADWRQRVERERVPVEHAAGDHPALASAYEGNAAHVLSFDEGLTSAGANLSLKPHVQVSVRTPAAFVALFDPAALYEAVEGGEYPGPDRDPRG, encoded by the coding sequence ATGACCGGGACTAGCCCCGCACGCGTCGTCGCCGACGCAGACGTGCTCGCAGCCGACCTCCTCTCCGGCGGGGCGGCCCGCGAGGCCCTCGACGCCGCCCGGTCACACTCCTGGGTCGACCTGGTGGCCAGCGACCCGCTGCTCGACGACGCCGAGGCCGTCGTCGCGGCGCTGGCCGACGCGGAACTCGCGGCGGACTGGCGCCAGCGGGTCGAGCGCGAGCGCGTCCCCGTCGAACACGCCGCCGGCGACCACCCCGCGCTGGCCTCTGCCTACGAGGGTAACGCGGCACACGTACTCTCCTTCGACGAGGGACTGACCTCCGCGGGCGCGAACCTTTCCCTGAAGCCACACGTGCAGGTCAGCGTCCGCACGCCGGCGGCCTTCGTCGCCCTGTTCGACCCCGCGGCGCTGTACGAGGCGGTCGAGGGCGGGGAGTATCCCGGCCCCGACCGGGACCCGCGCGGGTGA
- a CDS encoding haloalkane dehalogenase: MALRSTPESAFDEIPDYDYEPRYVTIDAPGDPEMAYIDTDPDGDSEETFLCLHGEPTWGFLYRKMVPTLAERGRVVVPDAIGFGRSDKYTEREEYDYDLHYDATEQFIEELDLEDVTLVCQDWGGIVGLPVAVNNAERFARLVPMNTDCPTGEAEMADAWYDFRDFVERADELPIAMLIDNAAATDLSDEVLAAYEAPFPEEELKAGAREWPDMVPRADGGDGGEITSAAREKLAEWEKPAFVLFADSDPITRGGRDPLRELIPTASEQPDIWVEGAMHFLQEDAGEEIAEEIVDFVDRTPL, translated from the coding sequence ATGGCACTGCGCTCGACACCCGAATCCGCCTTCGATGAGATTCCGGACTACGACTACGAGCCCCGCTACGTCACCATCGACGCGCCGGGCGACCCGGAGATGGCCTACATCGACACCGACCCCGACGGGGACAGCGAGGAGACGTTCCTCTGCCTGCACGGCGAGCCCACCTGGGGGTTTCTCTACCGGAAGATGGTCCCCACGCTGGCCGAGCGCGGGCGCGTGGTCGTCCCCGACGCAATCGGCTTCGGCCGCTCTGACAAGTACACCGAACGGGAGGAGTACGACTACGACCTCCACTACGACGCCACCGAGCAGTTCATCGAGGAACTCGACCTGGAGGACGTCACCCTCGTCTGCCAGGACTGGGGCGGGATCGTCGGCCTGCCGGTCGCGGTCAACAACGCCGAGCGCTTCGCCCGGCTGGTCCCGATGAACACCGACTGCCCGACCGGAGAGGCGGAGATGGCCGACGCGTGGTACGACTTCCGCGATTTCGTCGAGCGGGCCGACGAGCTCCCCATCGCGATGCTCATCGACAACGCGGCGGCGACCGACCTGAGCGACGAGGTGCTGGCCGCCTACGAGGCGCCCTTCCCCGAGGAGGAGCTGAAGGCCGGCGCCCGCGAGTGGCCCGACATGGTCCCCCGGGCAGACGGCGGGGACGGCGGCGAGATAACGAGTGCCGCCCGCGAGAAGCTGGCCGAGTGGGAGAAACCCGCCTTCGTCCTCTTCGCCGACTCGGACCCGATCACCAGGGGTGGGCGGGACCCGCTCCGGGAGTTGATCCCGACCGCCAGCGAGCAGCCCGACATCTGGGTCGAGGGCGCGATGCACTTCCTCCAGGAGGATGCCGGCGAGGAGATCGCAGAGGAGATCGTCGACTTCGTCGACCGGACGCCGCTGTAG
- a CDS encoding DUF4260 domain-containing protein, with protein sequence MNPRLFLRLEGLAVFALAVGAYLWLGGPLWLLAVLALAPDLSMLGYLAGPRVGSIGYNLAHTYVLPLALGATGLYAGTDLAVLVALVWAGHIGADRLVGYGLKYRTDFKHTHLSPGAMRPPAAIDPTDGGTADAPAGAD encoded by the coding sequence ATGAATCCGCGACTGTTTCTTCGACTGGAAGGCCTGGCCGTGTTTGCCCTCGCCGTCGGCGCGTACCTCTGGCTGGGTGGCCCGCTCTGGCTGCTCGCGGTGCTGGCGCTGGCGCCGGACCTCTCGATGCTCGGCTATCTCGCCGGACCGCGGGTCGGCAGCATCGGCTACAACCTCGCGCACACGTACGTGCTCCCGCTCGCGCTCGGGGCCACGGGCCTCTACGCGGGTACGGACCTGGCGGTGCTTGTCGCGCTCGTCTGGGCCGGGCACATCGGTGCCGACCGCCTCGTCGGCTACGGGCTGAAATACCGGACGGACTTCAAACACACCCACCTCTCGCCCGGCGCGATGCGGCCACCTGCTGCGATAGACCCGACGGATGGCGGCACAGCCGACGCGCCGGCGGGCGCTGACTGA